The Bos javanicus breed banteng chromosome 11, ARS-OSU_banteng_1.0, whole genome shotgun sequence genome includes a window with the following:
- the PROM2 gene encoding prominin-2 isoform X2: MASAAASGRRSTPSSRAPCMRCWPQYSAWARVPSVDHILHRLKGVPEANFYSMVLEENTTFNALPILAALQTADMIRELKKVVAEQPRGLNTMGEAFPVWEAASRWSQALEEVEERSRPFLEEVQSYERYRWIAGCVLCSVVLLVVVCNLLGLNLGIWGLSAREDPSHSEAKGESGARFLMVGVGFSFLFAVPLIILIFSTFLVGGNVQTLVCQSWESGELYEFVDTPGNLPPSMNLSQLLGLKKNLSILLAYEQCKQGAVLWTVLQLNDSYDLEKHLDISQYTIKLQQELQKLKVDVKNLDLLSPAARRDLEALQSSGLESIHYPGFLAEIQKPVVNSDVEKLAQELEGLSQTQGNATLGQKLQEEARGLQHLHQEKILPQQNLVAKLNRSVQALASSAPHLQSEISGVLDRVTHLKEELPTWATHILRNESECFLKREMGYFSQYMAWVREEVTQRIATCQPLSGALDSGRVILCDMVADPWNAFWFCLGWCTFFLIPSIVFAIKTSKYFRPIRKRLSSTSSEETQLFHIPRVTSLKL; encoded by the exons ATG GCGTCGGCAGCAGCATCGGGAAGGCGATCCACTCCCAGCTCAAGAGCACCATGTATGAGGTGCTGGCCTCAGTACTCAGCCTGGGCCAGG GTGCCCTCTGTGGACCACATCCTACATCGGCTGAAAGGCGTCCCAGAGGCCAACTTCTACAGCATGGTCTTGGAG GAGAACACCACCTTCAACGCCCTCCCGATCCTGGCTGCCTTGCAGACGGCCGACATGATCAGAG AGCTGAAGAAGGTCGTGGCTGAGCAGCCCAGAGGGCTAAACACAATGGGAGAAGCGTTCCCAGTCTGGGAGGCAGCTTCTCGCTGGAGCCAGGCGCTGGAGGAGGTCGAAGAGCGCAGCCGccccttcctggaggaagtgcaGAGCTATGAGAGATACAG gtggattgcaGGTTGCGTGCTGTGCTCTGTGGTCCTGCTTGTGGTGGTCTGTAACCTGCTGGGCCTCAACCTGGGCATCTGGGGGCTATCTGCCAGAGAGGACCCCAGCCACTCGGAAGCCAAGGGTGAATCTGGAGCCCGCTTCCTCATGGT CGGTGTGGGCTTCAGCTTCCTCTTCGCTGTGCCCCTCATCATCCTCATCTTCTCCACCTTCCTGGTGGGCGGCAACGTGCAGACGCTGGTGTGCCAGAGCTGGGAGAGTGGAGAGCTGTACGAG TTTGTAGACACTCCAGGGAACTTGCCACCGTCCATGAACTTGTCCCAACTCCTTGGCCTGAAGAAGAACCTCAGCATCCTCCTGGCCTACGA GCAGTGCAAGCAAGGGGCCGTGCTCTGGACTGTCCTGCAGCTCAATGACTCCTATGACCTGGAGAAGCACCTGGATATCAGCCAG taCACCATCAAGCTGCAACAGGAGTTGCAGAAGCTCAAAGTGGACGTGAAGAATCTGGACCTGCTGAGCCCAGCTGCCCGCCGGGACCTGGAGGCTCTGCAGAGCAGTGGGCTCGAGAGCATTCATTACCCTGGCTTCCTTGCCGAG ATTCAGAAGCCAGTGGTGAATAGTGACGTGGAGAAGCTGGCCCAGGAGCTGGAGGGACTGTCCCAGACCCAA GGCAATGCTACGCTGGGGCAGAAGCTGCAGGAAGAGGCCCGAGGGCTCCAACACCTCCATCAGGAGAAGATCCTCCCACAGCAGAACCTTGTG GCTAAACTCAACCGCAGTGTCCAGGCACTGGCATCCTCTGCCCCACATCTCCAG TCGGAGATCTCAGGTGTCCTGGACAGAGTCACTCACCTGAAAGAAGAGCTGCCGACCTGGGCCACCCATATCCTGAGGAAT GAAAGTGAGTGTTTCCTGAAGCGGGAGATGGGCTACTTCTCCCAGTACATGGCCTGGGTGAGAGAGGAG GTGACTCAGCGCATTGCCACCTGCCAGCCCCTCTCCGGAGCCCTGGACAGCGGCCGTGTGATCCTGTGTGACATGGTGGCTGACCCCTGG AACGCCTTCTGGTTCTGCCTGGGGTGGTGCACCTTCTTCCTGATCCCCAGCATCGTCTTTGCTATCAAGACCTCCAAGTACTTCCGTCCCATCCGGAAACGCCTCAG CTCCACCAGCTCCGAGGAGACGCAGCTCTTCCACATCCCCCGGGTCACCTCCCTGAAGCTCTAG
- the PROM2 gene encoding prominin-2 isoform X1: MVRSPDLLAALLGLGLGAVLTLPGAGAAGCRALGPAERLVFAPAAKAGWLAPRVRAPGPLDSLYGTVRGFLSVVQLNPFPAELIKTLLNEPASVKVDEVVRYQAGYVVCAVIAGLYLLAMPTAGLCFCCLRCRRRCGGRVKMEHKAMACERAVLVTFLLLTTLVLLIGVVTAFVTNQHMHEQMGPSAEAVPETLLSLRGLVSEVPLELQAVAEQFSLPQEQVLKELNGVGSSIGKAIHSQLKSTMYEVLASVLSLGQALQVSVDRLRGLNATSVELQEGQEALAPALHGHRQRLLSLLQEPPCQGCAGALDKSHTLELGADFSQVPSVDHILHRLKGVPEANFYSMVLEENTTFNALPILAALQTADMIRELKKVVAEQPRGLNTMGEAFPVWEAASRWSQALEEVEERSRPFLEEVQSYERYRWIAGCVLCSVVLLVVVCNLLGLNLGIWGLSAREDPSHSEAKGESGARFLMVGVGFSFLFAVPLIILIFSTFLVGGNVQTLVCQSWESGELYEFVDTPGNLPPSMNLSQLLGLKKNLSILLAYEQCKQGAVLWTVLQLNDSYDLEKHLDISQYTIKLQQELQKLKVDVKNLDLLSPAARRDLEALQSSGLESIHYPGFLAEIQKPVVNSDVEKLAQELEGLSQTQGNATLGQKLQEEARGLQHLHQEKILPQQNLVAKLNRSVQALASSAPHLQSEISGVLDRVTHLKEELPTWATHILRNESECFLKREMGYFSQYMAWVREEVTQRIATCQPLSGALDSGRVILCDMVADPWNAFWFCLGWCTFFLIPSIVFAIKTSKYFRPIRKRLSSTSSEETQLFHIPRVTSLKL, from the exons ATGGTGCGCTCGCCCGACCTCCTGGCGGCcctcctgggcctgggcctgggggcaGTCCTGACCCTCCCGGGGGCGGGCGCGGCGGGCTGCAGGGCCCTCGGCCCGGCGGAGCGCCTGGTTTTCGCCCCGGCGGCCAAGGCCGGCTGGCTGGCCCCTCGCGTCCGCGCCCCGGGACCCCTGGACTCACTGTACGGCACCGTGCGCGGCTTCCTCTCCGTGGTGCAGCTCAACCCCTTCCCCGCGG AGCTGATAAAGACCCTGCTGAATGAGCCGGCCTCTGTGAAGGTGGATGAG GTGGTGCGGTACCAGGCCGGCTACGTGGTGTGCGCTGTGATCGCCGGCCTCTACCTGCTGGCGATGCCCACCGCGGGGCTCTGCTTCTGCTGTTTGCGCTGCCGCCGGCGCTGCGGTGGTCGAGTGAAGATGGAGCACAAGGCGATGGCCTGCGAGCGCGCTGTCCTCGTGACGTTCCTGCTGCTGACCACCCTCGTGCTGCT GATCGGTGTGGTCACTGCCTTTGTCACCAACCAGCACATGCACGAGCAGATGGGCCCCAGTGCCGAGGCTGTGCCGGAGACCCTCCTCAGCCTCCGGGGCCTGGTCTCCGAGGTGCCCCTG GAGCTGCAGGCCGTGGCAGAGCAGTTTTCCCTTCCTCAGGAGCAAGTCTTGAAGGAACTTAATG GCGTCGGCAGCAGCATCGGGAAGGCGATCCACTCCCAGCTCAAGAGCACCATGTATGAGGTGCTGGCCTCAGTACTCAGCCTGGGCCAGG CCCTGCAGGTCTCCGTGGACCGCCTCCGAGGCCTGAACGCCACCTCTGTGGAGCTGCAGGAGGGGCAGGAGGCCCTGGCACCGGCTCTCCATGGGCACCGGCAGCGCCTCCTGTCACTACTGCAGGAGCCCCCCTGCCAGGGCTGTGCAGGGGCCCTGGACAAAAGCCACACCCTGGAGCTGGGAGCAGACTTCAGCCAG GTGCCCTCTGTGGACCACATCCTACATCGGCTGAAAGGCGTCCCAGAGGCCAACTTCTACAGCATGGTCTTGGAG GAGAACACCACCTTCAACGCCCTCCCGATCCTGGCTGCCTTGCAGACGGCCGACATGATCAGAG AGCTGAAGAAGGTCGTGGCTGAGCAGCCCAGAGGGCTAAACACAATGGGAGAAGCGTTCCCAGTCTGGGAGGCAGCTTCTCGCTGGAGCCAGGCGCTGGAGGAGGTCGAAGAGCGCAGCCGccccttcctggaggaagtgcaGAGCTATGAGAGATACAG gtggattgcaGGTTGCGTGCTGTGCTCTGTGGTCCTGCTTGTGGTGGTCTGTAACCTGCTGGGCCTCAACCTGGGCATCTGGGGGCTATCTGCCAGAGAGGACCCCAGCCACTCGGAAGCCAAGGGTGAATCTGGAGCCCGCTTCCTCATGGT CGGTGTGGGCTTCAGCTTCCTCTTCGCTGTGCCCCTCATCATCCTCATCTTCTCCACCTTCCTGGTGGGCGGCAACGTGCAGACGCTGGTGTGCCAGAGCTGGGAGAGTGGAGAGCTGTACGAG TTTGTAGACACTCCAGGGAACTTGCCACCGTCCATGAACTTGTCCCAACTCCTTGGCCTGAAGAAGAACCTCAGCATCCTCCTGGCCTACGA GCAGTGCAAGCAAGGGGCCGTGCTCTGGACTGTCCTGCAGCTCAATGACTCCTATGACCTGGAGAAGCACCTGGATATCAGCCAG taCACCATCAAGCTGCAACAGGAGTTGCAGAAGCTCAAAGTGGACGTGAAGAATCTGGACCTGCTGAGCCCAGCTGCCCGCCGGGACCTGGAGGCTCTGCAGAGCAGTGGGCTCGAGAGCATTCATTACCCTGGCTTCCTTGCCGAG ATTCAGAAGCCAGTGGTGAATAGTGACGTGGAGAAGCTGGCCCAGGAGCTGGAGGGACTGTCCCAGACCCAA GGCAATGCTACGCTGGGGCAGAAGCTGCAGGAAGAGGCCCGAGGGCTCCAACACCTCCATCAGGAGAAGATCCTCCCACAGCAGAACCTTGTG GCTAAACTCAACCGCAGTGTCCAGGCACTGGCATCCTCTGCCCCACATCTCCAG TCGGAGATCTCAGGTGTCCTGGACAGAGTCACTCACCTGAAAGAAGAGCTGCCGACCTGGGCCACCCATATCCTGAGGAAT GAAAGTGAGTGTTTCCTGAAGCGGGAGATGGGCTACTTCTCCCAGTACATGGCCTGGGTGAGAGAGGAG GTGACTCAGCGCATTGCCACCTGCCAGCCCCTCTCCGGAGCCCTGGACAGCGGCCGTGTGATCCTGTGTGACATGGTGGCTGACCCCTGG AACGCCTTCTGGTTCTGCCTGGGGTGGTGCACCTTCTTCCTGATCCCCAGCATCGTCTTTGCTATCAAGACCTCCAAGTACTTCCGTCCCATCCGGAAACGCCTCAG CTCCACCAGCTCCGAGGAGACGCAGCTCTTCCACATCCCCCGGGTCACCTCCCTGAAGCTCTAG